From Calditrichota bacterium, one genomic window encodes:
- a CDS encoding protein kinase, translating into MIGKTILHYKIIEKLGEGGMGIVYKAEDTKLERQVAIKFLPHHVAGNTDERKRFETEAKAAAALNHANIATIYAIEETDDQHFLVMEYIEGKELKEIVRAHDDSPKPIETTIDYATQIAEGLKAAHEKGIVHRDIKPANIMVTTDGKVKIMDFGLAKFRGSVQLTQVGTTVGTAAYMSPEQAKGEEVDQRSDIWSFGVVLFEMVTGVLPFKGDYEQAVIYSIINEDPQPITGSATDIPEGLEQVINKAILKDPDDRFQNITELLAELRTLKNQSNENNINTVASLNKAPKRKTPYLIFGIFVTIMLTVVIALFFFPKKEQRKTIDLIAVLPFSNNKPGPETDYLGFALADQIIGDLVYLKNIVVRSSSSVRKYGKQATDLSIAGDELKVDYILTGNFFKEANVIRLNVELIKVNNNEMVWREPIEVDFNSAFELQDIVAEKVVERLNVQFSQKEMNRIGKDVPDNPLAYEYYLRGVGFPLTAEGNQLATEMLMQSIGLDSTFAPAFSQLADRLHRVALYGKYDSEKYRRVESIYLKAISLNNDLISAQAGLAMYYAETGRIEKAVVISRHLLEINPNNADALFSLGYIYRYAGMDNESILKMEQAMKNDPRNPRFRSLSLSYCNIGEYEKALKVFELIESSDWVVGMRGYIFFKQRKKEQAIEVFNKIINRTLIRFGH; encoded by the coding sequence ATGATCGGCAAAACAATTTTACATTATAAAATTATTGAAAAGCTCGGCGAAGGTGGCATGGGCATCGTCTACAAAGCAGAGGATACCAAGCTGGAAAGACAGGTAGCAATAAAATTCCTACCTCACCATGTTGCAGGGAATACAGATGAACGCAAACGTTTTGAAACAGAAGCTAAAGCAGCCGCAGCTCTAAACCACGCTAATATTGCAACCATTTATGCGATTGAAGAAACTGATGACCAGCATTTTCTCGTCATGGAATACATAGAAGGTAAAGAACTGAAGGAAATTGTAAGAGCGCATGACGATTCGCCCAAGCCAATTGAAACTACAATTGATTACGCGACCCAAATTGCAGAAGGTCTAAAGGCAGCTCATGAAAAAGGCATAGTGCACCGCGATATAAAGCCTGCTAACATTATGGTTACCACTGATGGAAAAGTTAAAATTATGGACTTTGGCTTAGCTAAATTCCGTGGATCGGTGCAACTTACCCAGGTTGGTACAACAGTTGGTACAGCAGCTTATATGTCGCCGGAGCAGGCCAAGGGGGAAGAAGTTGATCAACGTTCTGATATTTGGTCTTTTGGAGTGGTTTTGTTTGAAATGGTAACGGGAGTACTTCCTTTTAAAGGTGATTATGAACAGGCGGTCATTTATTCGATCATAAATGAAGATCCGCAACCAATTACCGGGTCAGCTACTGATATTCCTGAGGGGTTAGAGCAAGTTATAAACAAAGCTATCTTAAAAGACCCCGATGATCGATTCCAAAACATAACTGAATTATTAGCTGAATTAAGAACGTTAAAAAATCAATCGAATGAGAATAATATTAATACAGTCGCTTCACTAAACAAGGCCCCGAAAAGAAAGACGCCATATCTCATTTTTGGAATTTTTGTCACTATCATGCTAACTGTCGTTATTGCATTGTTTTTCTTTCCTAAAAAGGAGCAAAGAAAAACAATAGACTTAATTGCAGTTCTCCCTTTTTCCAATAATAAGCCTGGCCCTGAAACAGATTACCTGGGTTTCGCACTTGCTGATCAGATTATTGGAGACTTGGTTTACCTTAAAAATATTGTGGTCCGTTCTTCAAGTTCAGTACGCAAATATGGAAAACAAGCAACGGACCTTTCGATTGCAGGTGATGAACTGAAAGTAGATTATATCTTAACAGGCAACTTTTTTAAGGAAGCTAATGTTATTCGATTAAATGTTGAACTTATTAAAGTTAATAATAATGAAATGGTTTGGCGTGAACCAATAGAGGTCGATTTCAACTCGGCCTTTGAGCTTCAGGATATTGTAGCGGAAAAAGTTGTTGAAAGGCTTAATGTCCAGTTTTCACAAAAAGAAATGAATAGAATTGGCAAAGATGTCCCTGACAATCCTTTAGCATATGAATATTACCTGCGGGGGGTTGGGTTTCCATTGACAGCCGAAGGAAACCAACTTGCCACTGAAATGTTAATGCAATCCATTGGATTAGATTCTACTTTTGCACCGGCTTTTTCCCAACTTGCAGATCGTCTGCACCGTGTAGCTCTTTATGGAAAATATGATTCAGAAAAATATAGAAGGGTAGAGAGTATTTATTTAAAGGCTATTTCTCTAAATAACGACCTTATTAGCGCACAAGCAGGCTTAGCTATGTATTATGCTGAAACCGGAAGAATAGAAAAAGCCGTAGTAATTTCTCGTCATCTTCTTGAAATAAACCCTAATAATGCAGATGCCCTTTTTTCTTTAGGATATATTTACCGATACGCCGGTATGGATAATGAAAGTATTTTGAAAATGGAACAGGCTATGAAAAATGATCCACGAAATCCCCGGTTTCGATCTTTAAGTTTATCCTACTGTAATATTGGAGAATACGAAAAAGCACTAAAAGTTTTTGAATTAATTGAAAGTAGTGATTGGGTTGTTGGGATGAGGGGCTATATCTTTTTCAAGCAGCGGAAAAAAGAGCAGGCCATTGAGGTTTTTAATAAAATTATTAATAGAACACTGATTCGTTTTGGACATTAA
- a CDS encoding nucleoside recognition protein — MLNHIWFWMILASLFIAGIYDIVNSVNDEKTATEQIAKDEKAPSLSETTYLGKVTNGAIDAAELGVKIAIGLIGVMAMWLGIMRVAEEAGMIKKLGYLVRPITKRLFPTIPSDHPAIGAMIMNIAANMLGLSNAATPLGLKAMDELQKLNPEKDTASNDMITFLVINTSAITLIPASAIAIRASLGSANPQAIIVPAIMAATVATIVGLTTVKTIQYFQSKKQAAK; from the coding sequence ATGTTAAACCACATCTGGTTCTGGATGATTTTGGCCAGTCTTTTTATTGCTGGTATATATGATATTGTTAATAGCGTTAATGATGAAAAAACCGCTACAGAACAAATCGCCAAAGATGAAAAAGCACCTTCATTAAGCGAAACAACTTATCTTGGGAAAGTAACAAATGGCGCTATTGATGCGGCTGAGTTGGGAGTTAAAATTGCGATTGGCCTGATTGGCGTTATGGCAATGTGGCTTGGCATTATGCGCGTAGCCGAAGAAGCCGGGATGATTAAGAAACTCGGATATCTAGTACGGCCAATTACAAAAAGATTATTTCCTACGATCCCATCCGATCATCCGGCAATTGGGGCTATGATTATGAATATTGCCGCAAATATGCTTGGCTTAAGTAACGCTGCAACTCCTCTTGGGTTAAAAGCAATGGATGAACTTCAAAAACTAAATCCTGAAAAAGATACTGCAAGCAATGACATGATCACTTTTCTCGTGATCAATACAAGCGCTATTACCTTGATACCTGCTTCGGCTATTGCAATTAGGGCGTCTCTTGGTTCAGCAAATCCACAGGCAATTATTGTCCCTGCAATTATGGCGGCAACTGTAGCAACAATCGTGGGCTTAACAACTGTTAAAACGATACAGTATTTTCAAAGCAAGAAACAAGCTGCTAAATAG
- a CDS encoding AgmX/PglI C-terminal domain-containing protein: protein MVKNDFNVKYAKPSLLKRTFSDILFFRILAFSLILTLLTIIILANIQFENVDEQIKKQYKEYVLSLTPEPILKKEVEKQKNIFSTKTSSSGPSERFAFKDTTSAITPQPTIRIADIEIEELSHDGEADGDITIERPVTRQQRGEVKLEMDGLMTNKLFEYEIERNANLYIKEPVSESAEKEKFGYRDQEEVYRVIETKSVNIESCYNKAARYGMVKSGYVKVQFKITSDGYILPQSIRIIESNLRNKSVEQCIKKTIRRLRGFEKLDESKGTARIRHKFVFN from the coding sequence ATGGTTAAAAATGACTTTAACGTAAAATATGCTAAACCATCTCTTTTAAAGAGAACTTTCTCAGATATTCTTTTTTTCCGAATCCTTGCTTTTTCACTTATTCTAACATTATTAACAATTATAATCCTGGCAAATATTCAGTTTGAAAATGTAGATGAACAAATAAAAAAACAATATAAAGAATATGTTTTAAGCCTTACACCGGAGCCAATCCTTAAAAAGGAAGTTGAAAAACAAAAGAATATTTTTTCTACAAAAACCAGTTCAAGCGGCCCTTCGGAGCGTTTCGCATTTAAAGATACAACTTCTGCAATTACTCCGCAGCCAACCATTAGAATAGCTGATATTGAGATTGAAGAATTATCGCATGACGGCGAAGCTGATGGAGATATCACAATTGAAAGGCCTGTAACGAGGCAGCAAAGAGGTGAAGTAAAACTTGAAATGGACGGCTTGATGACGAACAAGCTCTTTGAATATGAGATTGAGCGAAATGCTAACTTATATATCAAAGAGCCTGTCAGTGAATCTGCTGAAAAAGAAAAGTTTGGATATCGTGATCAGGAAGAGGTTTACAGGGTAATTGAAACTAAAAGTGTTAATATTGAATCATGCTACAACAAAGCAGCGCGCTATGGCATGGTAAAAAGCGGATATGTAAAAGTACAATTTAAAATTACAAGTGATGGCTACATTCTACCTCAAAGTATCAGAATTATTGAATCCAATTTAAGAAATAAGTCTGTTGAACAATGTATCAAAAAGACAATCCGGCGCCTGCGTGGCTTTGAAAAATTAGATGAGAGTAAAGGAACCGCCAGGATTAGGCACAAATTTGTTTTTAATTAA
- a CDS encoding dephospho-CoA kinase — MKYRNPLVIGVTGGMGSGQSSVCSFFEEWGAKVINADDEAKNAIKMNKVLQSDLKKAFGADIFDRKRKLNTKRLAELAFKDELQTRKLNQLVHPRMVENLIEKMEKARFSGKYPLIIIDAALIFEISIERNFDHIVVVNAPVGQRQKRVVVRDKISRKDFYDRVNKQIKLEDKVSWGDFVINNNTSLEDLKMNSQKVYNKLLDIQKAQEKPVRSKRRRNPRPAQKPS, encoded by the coding sequence ATGAAATATAGAAATCCATTAGTAATTGGTGTAACAGGTGGAATGGGCAGTGGCCAATCAAGCGTTTGCTCATTTTTTGAAGAGTGGGGCGCAAAAGTAATTAATGCAGATGATGAAGCTAAAAATGCTATAAAAATGAATAAAGTTTTACAGTCCGATCTTAAGAAAGCATTTGGGGCGGATATTTTTGATAGAAAAAGAAAGTTAAATACAAAGCGTTTGGCAGAACTTGCTTTTAAAGATGAACTTCAGACACGAAAATTAAACCAACTTGTTCATCCGCGAATGGTTGAAAACCTGATCGAAAAAATGGAAAAAGCACGTTTTTCCGGAAAGTACCCATTAATTATAATTGATGCCGCATTAATATTTGAGATTAGTATTGAGCGAAATTTTGACCATATCGTGGTTGTAAATGCGCCTGTTGGCCAAAGACAAAAAAGGGTGGTTGTACGAGACAAAATATCTCGCAAGGATTTTTATGACCGGGTTAATAAGCAAATCAAACTTGAGGATAAAGTGTCCTGGGGAGATTTTGTTATTAACAACAACACCTCACTTGAAGATCTTAAAATGAATTCACAAAAAGTGTATAATAAACTATTGGATATACAGAAAGCGCAGGAAAAACCGGTAAGGTCAAAAAGAAGAAGAAATCCAAGGCCTGCCCAAAAACCTTCTTAG
- a CDS encoding cytochrome C, whose product MVKKILIGVFALFFIVVLGVVVFVFSTYDRDYSEQYPVSDLKVEADSAMIERGRYLVYGPAHCMDCHSPMEQVVKNEDNSELPLSGGFGLQIPPGIFYAPNITPDKETGIGNYSDGELYRMMRHNITRSGQATIDFMPFINMANEDIYSIIAFLKSQKPVKNKMPETEFSFLGKMLLAFGAIKSGEPDKPILDKVVPDSSVEYGKYLAYSVANCRGCHTDRDLKSGEFIGDDYAGGMIFGPDDFTKGWVYVTPNLTPHSESGVMSDWSEDDFIERMRGGKGYETSPMPWVPFAKMSDNDLKAIYRFLISLKPVNNEITKVAISPEEK is encoded by the coding sequence ATGGTAAAAAAGATACTAATTGGAGTATTTGCATTATTTTTTATTGTTGTTTTAGGAGTTGTGGTCTTTGTCTTTTCCACTTATGACAGAGATTATAGTGAACAATACCCAGTTTCCGATTTAAAAGTAGAAGCAGATTCTGCAATGATTGAAAGAGGGCGTTACCTGGTTTATGGACCGGCACACTGCATGGATTGCCATAGCCCAATGGAACAAGTTGTTAAAAATGAAGACAATTCAGAATTGCCTCTATCCGGTGGATTTGGTTTGCAAATACCCCCCGGTATTTTTTATGCACCCAACATTACGCCAGATAAGGAAACGGGCATTGGTAATTATAGCGATGGTGAGCTGTATAGAATGATGCGTCACAATATTACACGTAGTGGACAGGCAACCATAGATTTTATGCCATTTATAAATATGGCAAATGAGGATATATATTCCATTATAGCTTTCCTAAAGAGCCAAAAACCAGTCAAAAACAAAATGCCTGAGACAGAGTTTAGTTTTTTGGGAAAAATGCTTTTGGCTTTTGGGGCCATTAAATCAGGTGAACCTGATAAGCCAATCTTAGATAAAGTTGTACCGGACTCAAGCGTTGAATATGGTAAGTATCTTGCTTATTCTGTCGCAAATTGTAGGGGCTGCCATACAGATAGAGATTTAAAAAGTGGAGAGTTTATTGGTGATGATTACGCAGGTGGAATGATATTTGGTCCTGATGACTTCACAAAAGGTTGGGTTTATGTCACACCTAATTTAACTCCGCATTCAGAAAGCGGTGTAATGTCTGATTGGAGTGAAGATGATTTTATTGAGCGTATGCGAGGTGGAAAAGGGTACGAAACGTCACCGATGCCATGGGTACCATTTGCAAAAATGAGCGATAACGATCTTAAAGCCATATATAGATTTTTAATATCACTAAAGCCGGTAAATAATGAGATAACCAAAGTGGCAATTTCTCCCGAGGAAAAATAA
- a CDS encoding SpoIIE family protein phosphatase, with the protein MPDQLNYEKLKADHDRLKTGIQELAILNEIATTISSTMELDNIIEIVVKKCIRHFKVEQANISLITEDTALVPLQTMIREFDSESGRIPFRLDQQITGWMLTKHQALIINDVDEDPRFKSFLTESAYFSLLAVPMMHKGKVIGVLSLFNKSGKEDFDSNDQRLLTIIASGSSQVIVNARLLEEEKKLIAVKEELNIASKIQKKLLPDTLPEIKGYQIAGTNIPAKEVGGDYYDVIPIDENRYIICLGDVSGKGMPAALLVANLQATIHSLILANEEPSKIVQQANKLIHASTTSDKFITFFLGILDLQTNELIYCNAGHDKPFVLSIQNNYEELGMGGLCLGFVPHFDYERDTYKIKSNEILVIFSDGVTEAMNAAEEEFELDRLQQIVLENNKKSAEQIMNTILKEIENHVAGEEQMDDITLVVLKKTP; encoded by the coding sequence ATGCCCGACCAGCTTAATTACGAAAAACTTAAAGCCGATCATGATCGGTTGAAGACAGGTATTCAGGAATTGGCAATTCTGAATGAAATTGCTACGACCATTAGCTCAACAATGGAGCTGGACAATATAATTGAGATCGTAGTAAAAAAATGCATTCGCCATTTTAAAGTTGAACAAGCCAATATATCACTTATCACAGAAGATACAGCTTTAGTACCCTTGCAAACAATGATCAGGGAATTTGATTCCGAATCTGGGCGAATTCCTTTTAGGCTGGATCAACAAATTACCGGCTGGATGTTAACTAAACACCAGGCACTTATCATAAATGATGTTGATGAGGATCCTCGTTTTAAATCTTTTCTTACCGAATCTGCATATTTTTCACTGCTTGCGGTGCCTATGATGCATAAAGGAAAAGTGATTGGTGTTTTAAGCCTTTTTAATAAATCCGGGAAGGAAGACTTTGACAGTAATGATCAGAGATTATTGACTATTATTGCTTCGGGATCATCTCAGGTAATTGTAAATGCGCGTTTATTGGAAGAAGAAAAAAAATTAATTGCTGTTAAGGAAGAACTGAATATTGCCAGCAAAATACAAAAGAAACTTCTGCCGGATACTCTTCCTGAAATTAAAGGATATCAAATAGCCGGAACAAATATACCGGCAAAAGAAGTGGGAGGGGATTATTACGATGTAATCCCAATTGATGAGAACAGATATATTATTTGCCTTGGTGATGTTTCCGGTAAAGGAATGCCCGCTGCTTTACTTGTTGCCAATCTACAGGCGACAATCCATTCATTAATACTCGCCAACGAAGAGCCTTCAAAAATTGTCCAGCAGGCCAACAAGTTGATTCATGCCAGTACTACATCAGATAAATTTATAACTTTTTTTCTGGGTATTCTTGATTTACAAACAAATGAATTAATTTATTGCAATGCCGGGCATGACAAACCTTTTGTGCTGAGTATCCAAAATAATTATGAAGAACTGGGAATGGGAGGATTGTGCCTGGGATTTGTACCACACTTTGATTATGAACGTGACACCTATAAAATTAAATCAAATGAAATCCTTGTTATTTTTAGTGATGGTGTAACCGAAGCAATGAACGCGGCTGAAGAAGAGTTTGAATTAGACCGTTTGCAACAGATAGTCCTGGAAAATAATAAAAAAAGTGCTGAACAGATTATGAATACGATTTTAAAAGAGATAGAAAATCATGTTGCCGGTGAAGAACAAATGGATGATATAACGCTCGTTGTTTTAAAGAAAACCCCGTAA
- a CDS encoding amino acid permease codes for MKSKQVLNKNTNLRKVLGVPDGVAILVGITIGAGIYSTPQIIAGYQESFLSIIVLWLIVGLFVFVASLIYAELGTRFPETGGEYIYISRTFGSFLGFLFGWTQLFIIRTSATAGLTIIAVNYLGYFITMTGLEQTILALLIISFLGYLNFIGVGAASLFQKLSTLIKVIGLLLLVIIGIILIDSQTSLIGTKAIASQNLGVIGNTVAAFMLIIFTHTGWDRVGYVAGEMKNPKKVIPQTMIFGIGIIIILYLSINFIYYNTLGIEGLRSSKIVASDTATHLIGPIGAGLVSILVIISAMGSTNGTLMTAPRVYYAMSKDGLFFNWLNYVHPKYQTPSRAIIVHCVWASLILIVRGQFETIAVGMVFAVLIFYLFTTAALIKQRKSNEGSGVFKMPLYPFLPIVFFIGITLLLLFRAYYEWEKSLIDLALIATGIPFAIIWKRKKLR; via the coding sequence ATGAAAAGCAAACAGGTCTTAAATAAAAATACAAATCTACGAAAAGTACTGGGAGTGCCTGATGGCGTTGCCATTCTCGTTGGTATTACCATCGGTGCAGGAATTTATTCAACACCTCAGATAATTGCCGGGTACCAAGAGTCCTTCCTAAGCATCATTGTTCTTTGGCTAATTGTCGGGCTTTTTGTTTTTGTGGCCAGTTTAATTTATGCAGAGCTTGGGACCCGATTTCCGGAAACAGGCGGGGAGTATATTTATATCAGCCGGACATTTGGATCTTTTTTGGGGTTTCTTTTTGGCTGGACCCAGCTTTTTATTATAAGGACCAGCGCAACGGCAGGATTAACCATTATTGCAGTCAATTATCTCGGGTATTTTATTACTATGACCGGCCTGGAGCAAACTATTCTTGCGCTATTAATAATTAGCTTTCTTGGTTATCTAAACTTCATCGGTGTTGGCGCTGCCAGCCTTTTTCAAAAACTTTCAACTCTTATAAAAGTGATTGGATTGTTATTACTGGTCATAATTGGAATTATTCTAATTGATTCTCAAACGAGTTTAATTGGTACAAAAGCAATTGCTTCACAAAATTTGGGTGTGATTGGCAATACGGTGGCCGCTTTTATGCTTATCATTTTTACACACACAGGATGGGACCGTGTTGGCTATGTTGCCGGCGAAATGAAAAATCCAAAGAAAGTTATTCCGCAAACTATGATTTTTGGGATAGGGATTATTATAATTCTTTATCTTTCAATTAACTTCATTTATTATAATACACTTGGTATTGAAGGCTTACGAAGTAGCAAGATTGTTGCGTCTGATACGGCGACACACCTTATTGGGCCAATTGGCGCAGGACTGGTTTCAATACTTGTTATAATTTCTGCAATGGGAAGTACTAATGGCACTTTGATGACAGCTCCGAGAGTTTATTACGCAATGTCGAAAGATGGCCTTTTCTTTAATTGGTTAAACTATGTCCATCCAAAATATCAAACACCTTCGCGTGCAATAATTGTCCATTGTGTATGGGCATCTTTAATCCTTATAGTAAGAGGGCAATTTGAAACAATTGCAGTGGGGATGGTTTTTGCTGTATTAATATTTTATTTATTTACAACAGCAGCCTTAATAAAACAAAGGAAATCCAATGAAGGATCAGGAGTTTTTAAAATGCCTTTGTACCCCTTTCTGCCTATTGTGTTTTTTATTGGTATTACGCTGCTATTACTTTTTAGGGCATATTATGAATGGGAAAAATCATTAATTGACCTGGCTTTAATTGCAACCGGTATTCCCTTTGCAATTATTTGGAAAAGGAAGAAATTGAGATGA
- a CDS encoding membrane dipeptidase — protein sequence MKQLFLLFIFILISCVSQKQKDGLLIEKAYKLAKQNLIVDTHVDVPYRLHDKMDDISQRTNGGDFDYPRAKKGGLDVPFMSIYIPADYQKKGGAKDIADSLIDMVEKFTKDWPDKFALVRSVAEAKDNFKKGLISLPMGMENGAPIEGNLANVSYFHKRGIRYITLTHSKDNHIGDSSYDTTNTWNGLSPFGKELVEEMNRVGIMIDISHVSDSTFYQVIKISKTPIMASHSSCRKFTPGWERNMNDDMIKTLAQNGGVIQINFGSAFLDSTINKESLKRWGHLDEYLIEHNLDRNNPKVKAYWKKYKKDNPVGWADVSLVADHIDHVVKLVGIDHVGIGSDFDGVGDSLPTGLKDASELPNLIYELLKRGYSDQDIEKICSGNILRVWTAVENYSLNR from the coding sequence ATGAAACAATTATTTCTGTTGTTTATTTTTATTTTAATCAGCTGTGTTTCTCAAAAACAAAAAGATGGATTATTAATTGAAAAAGCATACAAATTAGCTAAACAAAATTTGATTGTAGATACACACGTAGATGTCCCTTACCGTTTGCATGATAAAATGGATGATATCTCACAACGGACTAATGGGGGTGATTTTGATTATCCGCGTGCTAAAAAAGGCGGTCTTGATGTTCCATTTATGTCCATTTATATTCCGGCAGATTACCAAAAAAAAGGCGGGGCCAAAGATATTGCTGATTCGCTGATTGATATGGTTGAGAAGTTTACTAAAGACTGGCCGGATAAATTTGCTTTGGTCCGTTCAGTAGCGGAAGCAAAGGATAATTTTAAAAAAGGTTTAATTTCCCTGCCAATGGGTATGGAAAACGGTGCACCGATCGAAGGCAATTTAGCCAATGTTTCCTATTTTCATAAAAGAGGGATTCGTTATATTACACTAACGCATTCCAAAGATAACCATATTGGAGATTCCTCCTATGATACAACCAATACCTGGAATGGACTAAGCCCATTTGGCAAAGAACTTGTAGAAGAAATGAACCGTGTGGGCATTATGATTGATATCTCTCATGTATCGGACAGTACATTTTACCAGGTTATTAAAATATCCAAAACTCCAATCATGGCTTCTCATTCCTCATGCCGCAAATTTACTCCAGGCTGGGAACGCAACATGAATGATGATATGATAAAAACATTAGCTCAAAATGGAGGCGTAATTCAAATAAATTTTGGGTCCGCATTTTTAGATAGCACTATAAATAAAGAGTCGTTAAAACGATGGGGGCACCTAGATGAATATCTTATCGAACATAATCTTGACCGTAACAATCCAAAGGTTAAAGCCTACTGGAAAAAATACAAAAAAGACAATCCTGTTGGCTGGGCAGATGTATCATTAGTAGCTGATCACATTGATCATGTTGTTAAACTTGTTGGGATCGATCATGTGGGCATTGGTTCAGATTTTGATGGTGTTGGTGACTCTTTACCAACCGGGTTAAAAGATGCATCTGAATTACCAAATCTGATTTACGAACTTCTTAAACGCGGATACAGTGATCAGGATATTGAAAAAATATGCTCTGGCAATATTTTGCGCGTTTGGACTGCTGTTGAGAACTATTCATTAAATCGATAA
- a CDS encoding spore maturation protein, with protein sequence MEVFKIIIDWLSLLAIPLMIFVFIGYGYLKKVRVYEVFVEGAKEGFDVGVKIIPYLVAMLMAIAMFRASGALDVLTWLASPITNFIGMAPELLPMALMRPLSGSGSLGVMSELMSTHGVDSLIGFTASTMFGSTETTFYVVAVYFGAVGVRKTRYAISAGLMADAAGLITAVLISRLMF encoded by the coding sequence ATGGAAGTTTTTAAAATTATTATCGATTGGCTGTCCTTATTGGCAATCCCGCTGATGATTTTTGTATTTATTGGTTATGGATATCTAAAAAAAGTACGCGTTTACGAGGTATTTGTGGAAGGTGCAAAAGAAGGTTTTGATGTTGGTGTAAAAATCATCCCTTATCTTGTTGCGATGCTTATGGCAATTGCAATGTTTCGGGCAAGCGGGGCTTTAGATGTTTTAACCTGGCTGGCATCCCCAATTACAAATTTTATTGGAATGGCACCGGAGCTTTTACCAATGGCATTGATGCGCCCGCTATCAGGTAGTGGATCATTGGGCGTAATGTCTGAGCTTATGAGCACACATGGTGTAGATTCTTTGATTGGTTTTACTGCTTCTACAATGTTTGGCAGTACTGAAACGACCTTTTATGTTGTGGCCGTTTATTTTGGAGCCGTTGGAGTCCGTAAAACACGTTATGCTATTTCAGCCGGTTTAATGGCTGATGCAGCCGGTTTGATAACAGCCGTTTTGATAAGCAGACTGATGTTTTAG